In Methylobacterium aquaticum, the following are encoded in one genomic region:
- the lipA gene encoding lipoyl synthase, producing MAVVLDLLRNDQRPRHPEKAHRPDQPILRKPDWIRVKAPGSPKWAETQAIVRENKLVTVCEEAGCPNIGECWEKKHATFMIMGDTCTRACAFCNVRTGMPDALDAAEPERVAEAVAKLGLHHVVITSVDRDDLKDGGAAHFAAVIGAIRRLSPATTIEILTPDFLRKDGALEVVVAARPDVFNHNLETVPSKYLTVRPGARYFHSIRLLQRVKELDPTIFTKSGIMVGLGEERNEVLQLMDDLRSAEVDFLTVGQYLQPTKKHHPVLSFVTPDAFKAYETTAYAKGFLLVSATPLTRSSHHAGEDFARLKQARLDRLGTV from the coding sequence ATGGCCGTCGTCCTCGATCTCCTGCGCAACGACCAGCGCCCCCGCCACCCGGAGAAGGCGCACCGGCCCGACCAGCCGATCCTGCGCAAGCCGGACTGGATCCGCGTCAAGGCGCCGGGCTCGCCGAAATGGGCCGAGACCCAGGCCATCGTGCGCGAGAACAAGCTCGTGACGGTGTGCGAGGAAGCCGGCTGCCCCAATATCGGCGAGTGCTGGGAGAAGAAGCACGCCACCTTCATGATCATGGGGGATACCTGCACCCGGGCCTGCGCGTTCTGCAACGTGCGCACGGGCATGCCGGACGCCCTCGATGCCGCCGAGCCCGAGCGGGTGGCGGAGGCCGTGGCCAAGCTCGGCCTGCACCACGTCGTCATCACCTCGGTCGACCGCGACGACCTGAAGGACGGGGGTGCTGCCCATTTCGCGGCCGTCATCGGGGCGATCCGGCGCCTGAGCCCCGCCACCACGATCGAGATCCTGACCCCCGACTTCCTGCGCAAGGACGGCGCGCTCGAAGTCGTGGTGGCCGCACGCCCCGACGTGTTCAACCACAATCTCGAGACCGTGCCGTCGAAATACCTGACGGTGCGCCCTGGCGCCCGCTACTTCCACTCGATCCGGCTGCTGCAGCGGGTCAAGGAACTCGATCCGACCATCTTCACCAAGTCGGGGATCATGGTGGGGCTGGGCGAGGAGCGCAACGAGGTGCTCCAGCTGATGGACGACCTGCGCTCGGCCGAGGTCGACTTCCTGACCGTCGGCCAATACCTGCAGCCGACGAAGAAGCACCACCCGGTCCTGTCCTTCGTGACGCCGGACGCATTCAAGGCCTACGAGACCACGGCCTACGCCAAGGGCTTCCTGCTCGTCTCGGCGACGCCGCTCACCCGTTCCTCCCACCATGCCGGCGAGGATTTCGCCCGGCTCAAGCAGGCCCGGCTCGACCGGCTGGGGACCGTCTGA
- a CDS encoding PRC-barrel domain-containing protein, with protein sequence MTLKTALATAALLLAFGPASVGSASAQTATQPEATTGGMTTQQVKTATVQFITLQPTAAVTSRILGTKVTNAQNESIGDIADLVIVDGKTVQAVILGVGGFLGIGERYVAVSPDNVVLTRDGDGWKASVNATKDELNKAPAFDYKKKG encoded by the coding sequence ATGACGCTGAAGACCGCCCTTGCGACGGCTGCCCTCCTGCTCGCCTTCGGGCCCGCCTCTGTCGGATCGGCTTCGGCCCAGACCGCGACGCAGCCGGAGGCGACGACCGGCGGCATGACGACCCAGCAGGTCAAGACCGCCACGGTGCAGTTCATCACCCTGCAGCCGACCGCCGCGGTGACCTCGCGCATCCTCGGCACCAAGGTCACCAATGCCCAGAACGAGTCGATCGGCGACATCGCCGACCTCGTGATCGTCGACGGCAAGACCGTGCAGGCGGTGATCCTCGGCGTCGGCGGCTTCCTCGGCATCGGCGAGCGCTACGTCGCGGTCAGCCCCGACAACGTCGTGCTGACCCGGGACGGCGACGGATGGAAGGCGAGCGTGAACGCCACCAAGGACGAGCTGAACAAGGCCCCGGCCTTCGACTACAAGAAGAAGGGCTGA
- a CDS encoding DUF1330 domain-containing protein, with the protein MTLPAYAVAHLRQVALGPAIASYLARIDATLAPFGGRFLIHGARPEPLEGDFSGDLVVIAFPDRARARAWYESPAYRAILPLRTAHSDGIAFLIDGVPVDHRAPDVLAG; encoded by the coding sequence ATGACGCTCCCCGCCTATGCCGTCGCCCATCTGCGCCAGGTCGCCCTCGGCCCCGCGATCGCCAGCTATCTCGCGCGCATCGACGCCACCCTGGCGCCGTTCGGCGGCCGCTTCCTCATCCACGGCGCCCGCCCCGAGCCGCTCGAGGGCGACTTTTCCGGCGACCTCGTCGTCATCGCCTTCCCGGACCGCGCCCGGGCCCGCGCCTGGTACGAGTCCCCCGCCTACCGGGCGATCCTGCCCCTGCGCACGGCCCATTCCGACGGCATCGCCTTCCTGATCGACGGCGTCCCCGTCGACCACCGCGCCCCCGATGTCCTCGCCGGCTGA
- a CDS encoding GlsB/YeaQ/YmgE family stress response membrane protein produces the protein MDGHVYGALGQPGVGFLMAIVIGALAGWLAERFMNSNMGLLGNIVLGIIGGVVGNFLAAQFHIPIFGFWRNLFSATIGAVIIIAVVRAVRGERRY, from the coding sequence ATGGACGGTCACGTGTACGGAGCGCTCGGGCAGCCGGGCGTCGGCTTCCTGATGGCCATCGTCATCGGGGCGCTGGCGGGCTGGCTGGCCGAGCGCTTCATGAATTCGAACATGGGCCTTCTCGGCAACATCGTGCTCGGCATCATCGGCGGCGTGGTCGGCAACTTCCTGGCGGCGCAGTTCCACATCCCGATCTTCGGGTTCTGGCGCAACCTGTTCTCCGCCACCATCGGGGCGGTCATCATCATCGCGGTGGTGCGGGCGGTCCGGGGCGAGCGGCGCTACTGA
- a CDS encoding LemA family protein translates to MTASLLGRLRLALVALSLATTLTACDAVNRVPTLEEAAKSRWGEVQNQYQRRADLIPNLVETVKGYAQQEKDVLVQVTEARARASSVKVDASTVSDPQKFREFQDAQNQLSGALGRLLVTVERYPDLKSNANFLALQSQLEGTENRIAVARRDYIQAVQAYNTEIRTVPGRWIASTLYPDAKPMEAFTATPDASRPPNVKF, encoded by the coding sequence ATGACCGCCTCCCTCCTCGGCCGCCTGCGCCTCGCCCTCGTGGCGCTCAGCCTCGCCACCACCCTCACGGCCTGCGACGCGGTCAACCGGGTGCCGACCCTGGAGGAGGCGGCGAAGTCGCGCTGGGGCGAGGTGCAGAACCAGTACCAGCGCCGCGCCGACCTGATCCCCAACCTCGTCGAGACCGTGAAGGGCTACGCCCAGCAGGAGAAGGACGTGCTGGTGCAGGTCACCGAGGCCCGCGCCAGGGCGAGCTCGGTCAAGGTCGATGCCTCGACGGTGAGCGACCCGCAGAAGTTCCGCGAGTTCCAGGATGCCCAGAACCAGCTCTCCGGCGCGCTCGGGCGCCTCCTCGTCACCGTCGAGCGCTATCCCGACCTGAAGTCGAACGCCAACTTCCTCGCCCTGCAATCGCAGCTCGAGGGCACCGAGAACCGCATCGCGGTGGCGCGGCGCGACTACATCCAGGCGGTGCAGGCCTACAATACCGAGATCCGCACCGTCCCGGGCCGCTGGATCGCCTCCACCCTCTATCCCGATGCCAAGCCCATGGAGGCCTTCACCGCCACCCCCGATGCCAGCCGCCCGCCGAACGTGAAGTTCTAG
- a CDS encoding DUF6894 family protein: MGRYYFDIHDGQHLIRDNVGTECGGPDVIRAEAMTALPAIARDTIPKDGDRQALTVIVRNASNLTVYTATLTFASIWLGEEMPPTSDDLDRAEHSPLLWTP; encoded by the coding sequence ATGGGCCGCTACTACTTCGACATCCACGATGGGCAGCACCTGATCCGAGACAATGTAGGCACCGAGTGCGGCGGTCCAGATGTCATCAGGGCTGAAGCCATGACAGCCCTTCCTGCGATCGCGCGGGACACCATTCCGAAGGACGGGGATCGACAAGCGTTGACGGTGATCGTCCGAAACGCGAGCAACCTGACCGTCTATACGGCAACCTTGACCTTCGCGAGCATCTGGTTAGGAGAAGAGATGCCGCCTACGTCCGACGACCTCGATCGAGCGGAGCACTCACCTCTTCTCTGGACCCCGTGA
- a CDS encoding nuclear transport factor 2 family protein: protein MTDPAALAARYLATWNETDPTRRRALLAETFTEGARYRDPLMAGEGHDGLDALIGAVQARFPGLRFRLAGRPDGYGDHLRFSWALAPEGGDGVVEGTDFATLEGGRLAEVTGFLDRVPA, encoded by the coding sequence ATGACCGACCCCGCCGCCCTCGCCGCCCGCTACCTCGCGACCTGGAACGAGACCGATCCCACCCGCCGCCGCGCCCTCCTCGCCGAGACCTTCACCGAGGGCGCCCGCTACCGCGACCCGCTGATGGCCGGCGAGGGCCATGACGGGCTCGACGCCCTGATCGGCGCGGTGCAGGCCCGCTTCCCCGGTTTGCGCTTCCGCCTCGCCGGCCGGCCCGACGGCTACGGCGATCACCTGCGCTTCTCCTGGGCGCTCGCGCCCGAGGGGGGCGATGGCGTGGTCGAGGGTACCGACTTCGCCACCCTGGAGGGCGGCCGCCTCGCCGAGGTGACCGGCTTCCTCGACCGGGTGCCGGCCTGA
- a CDS encoding peptide deformylase, whose protein sequence is MTALPLVLYPDPRLRLPAPPVTAFDEALRAVAGDLLDTLRSVSALGLTGPHVGAPVRLTVIRTTLDFAPRTYVNPELVWASPETARHREGSVSMPGVDEEVERPARVRVRWHDLDGTAHEAEEEGFAAACLQHEIDQLDGLFWIERLSRLKRERVLKRYAKLRRQ, encoded by the coding sequence ATGACCGCCCTCCCCCTGGTGCTCTACCCTGACCCGCGCCTGCGTCTGCCCGCGCCGCCGGTCACGGCCTTCGACGAGGCCTTGCGGGCCGTCGCGGGCGACCTCCTCGACACGCTGCGGTCGGTCTCGGCGCTCGGCCTCACCGGCCCGCATGTCGGCGCGCCCGTGCGGCTGACCGTCATCCGGACGACGCTCGACTTCGCGCCGCGGACCTACGTCAACCCGGAACTGGTCTGGGCCTCGCCCGAGACCGCCCGCCACCGCGAGGGCAGCGTCTCGATGCCGGGGGTCGACGAGGAGGTCGAGCGCCCGGCCCGGGTGCGGGTGCGCTGGCACGACCTCGACGGCACGGCGCACGAGGCCGAGGAGGAGGGTTTCGCCGCCGCCTGCCTGCAGCACGAGATCGACCAGCTCGACGGCCTGTTCTGGATCGAGCGATTGTCGCGCCTCAAGCGCGAGCGGGTGCTCAAGCGCTACGCCAAGCTGCGGCGGCAGTGA
- a CDS encoding ABC transporter ATP-binding protein, with amino-acid sequence MTEPAPSRPAPVLASTLAPALAVEDLACRFGRVQALAGVSLTVRPGEVMALLGDSGCGKSTLLRVVAGLETPDSGTVRLDGRLVAGAGARVPPEERGVGLMFQDYALFPHLTVRENIRFGLKGQPPAAREAADELLEQVGLAGHADSYPQTLSGGEQQRVALVRALAPGPRLLLLDEPFSNLDRRMRDRVREDTVALLRRTGTTALMVTHDPEEALAVASRIALMRRGRIVQVATGEALYRRPESLFAARFLADAAEIPARIAAGGAATPLGFVPAPHLPDGASVRVCLRPEALRVEGPGEGTPAQVVRRTFLGAASVLHLGVPGLSLPLRARLPGSGPYGPGDAVGVSLVPEAVLVLPDDEAA; translated from the coding sequence ATGACCGAACCGGCCCCGTCCCGCCCGGCCCCCGTCTTGGCGTCCACCTTGGCGCCCGCCCTGGCGGTGGAGGACCTGGCCTGCCGCTTCGGCCGGGTGCAGGCCCTCGCGGGGGTCTCGCTCACCGTGCGGCCGGGCGAGGTGATGGCGCTGCTCGGCGATTCGGGCTGCGGCAAGAGCACCCTGCTGCGGGTGGTGGCCGGGCTCGAGACACCGGATTCCGGCACGGTGCGGCTCGACGGGCGCCTCGTCGCCGGCGCGGGCGCGCGGGTGCCGCCGGAGGAGCGCGGGGTGGGCCTGATGTTCCAGGACTACGCCCTGTTCCCGCATCTGACTGTCCGCGAGAACATCCGCTTCGGCCTGAAGGGCCAGCCGCCCGCCGCCCGCGAGGCCGCCGACGAACTGCTGGAGCAGGTCGGCCTCGCGGGCCATGCCGACTCCTATCCCCAGACCCTGTCGGGGGGCGAGCAGCAGCGCGTGGCGCTGGTGCGGGCGCTGGCGCCGGGGCCGCGGCTCCTGCTCCTCGACGAGCCGTTCTCCAACCTCGACCGGCGCATGCGCGACCGGGTGCGGGAGGACACGGTGGCGCTCCTGCGCCGCACCGGCACCACCGCCTTGATGGTCACGCACGACCCCGAGGAGGCGCTCGCGGTGGCGAGCCGCATCGCGCTCATGCGCCGCGGCCGCATCGTCCAGGTCGCCACCGGCGAAGCCCTGTATCGCCGCCCCGAGAGCCTGTTCGCCGCCCGCTTCCTCGCCGACGCCGCCGAGATCCCGGCCCGCATCGCGGCGGGCGGGGCCGCCACGCCGCTGGGATTCGTCCCGGCCCCGCACCTGCCGGACGGGGCTTCCGTCCGGGTCTGCCTGCGGCCCGAGGCCCTGCGGGTCGAAGGCCCCGGCGAGGGTACGCCGGCCCAGGTCGTGCGCCGCACCTTCCTGGGGGCGGCGAGCGTGCTGCATCTCGGGGTGCCGGGCCTCTCGCTCCCGCTGCGGGCCCGCCTGCCCGGGTCCGGGCCCTACGGGCCGGGCGACGCCGTCGGGGTGTCGCTGGTGCCGGAGGCGGTCCTGGTCCTGCCCGACGACGA
- a CDS encoding lipid-A-disaccharide synthase N-terminal domain-containing protein, whose translation MVADIMHGLSAYFWSLFTGPVDLVLLIGLVGQGLFTARFLVQWIASERAGRSVIPLSFWFLSLGGSAVLLGYALYRRDPVFILGQSLGTVIYLRNLALVFRERRGTGA comes from the coding sequence ATGGTCGCCGACATCATGCACGGGCTCAGCGCCTATTTCTGGTCGCTGTTCACCGGCCCCGTCGATCTCGTGCTGCTGATCGGCCTGGTGGGGCAGGGGCTGTTCACCGCCCGCTTCCTGGTCCAGTGGATCGCCAGCGAGCGGGCCGGGCGCAGCGTGATCCCGCTCTCGTTCTGGTTCCTGTCGCTCGGCGGCTCGGCGGTGCTGCTCGGCTACGCGCTCTACCGGCGCGATCCGGTCTTCATCCTCGGCCAGAGCCTCGGCACGGTGATCTACCTGCGCAACCTCGCCCTGGTGTTCCGCGAGCGGCGCGGCACGGGCGCCTGA
- a CDS encoding ArnT family glycosyltransferase yields MTSLAAGRRPGRAASVGRLAERLLDLGARSHGAACALLVLLSLVCFLPGFASLQPMDRDEPRFAQASKQMLESGEFVDIRFQGEARHKKPVGIYWAQSAVVAAGEALGVPGARTAIWLYRIPSLIGALATVLLSYWAALAFLPRRGAFLAAALVGASVMLSAEARLAKTDALLTACAVAAMGALARAWLTRATQIRLPQVPLPVPTVLTFWLAVALGILIKGPMVPMFAGLAALCLSVFARSGAWLTRLRPGLGLILVLVLVAPWFVAITLKSGGAFYGEAVGHDMLGKVGTAQTQHWAPPGTYLLVIFATFWPAAAVAAMALPFAWTNRREDGVAFLIAWVLPSWLVFEAVPTKLPHYVLPLCSALAILAVMAVARGAVHRDRPGARWVALLVPFIPAGLTLGLCIAAWRLDGVIPWAGLPLLLAASAVAVLAWRAFVDGFPERALAVAVLAGALLGPAVFGLTQPALAALKVSPRLAAIRDALPCPNPKVGTLGYREPSLVFLIGTDLAMLDSAEEAAAFLGQGGCRLVYVEDRFAKAFAAAQAAGAAPRPVGRVTGFNINGGKPVGLSAYAVTP; encoded by the coding sequence TTGACGAGCCTTGCCGCCGGGCGCCGCCCCGGCCGCGCCGCCTCCGTGGGTCGTCTCGCGGAGCGCCTCCTCGATCTCGGGGCGCGCAGCCACGGGGCGGCCTGCGCGCTGCTCGTCCTCCTGTCGCTGGTCTGCTTCCTGCCGGGCTTCGCCTCGCTCCAGCCGATGGACCGGGACGAGCCGCGCTTCGCCCAGGCCTCGAAGCAGATGCTCGAATCGGGCGAGTTCGTCGATATCCGCTTCCAGGGCGAGGCCCGGCACAAGAAGCCGGTCGGCATCTACTGGGCCCAGAGCGCGGTCGTCGCCGCCGGCGAGGCGCTGGGCGTGCCGGGCGCCCGCACGGCGATCTGGCTCTACCGCATCCCCTCGCTGATCGGTGCGCTCGCCACGGTGCTCCTCAGCTACTGGGCCGCGCTCGCCTTCCTGCCGCGGCGCGGGGCCTTCCTCGCCGCCGCCCTGGTGGGAGCCAGCGTGATGCTGTCGGCCGAGGCCCGGCTCGCCAAGACCGATGCGCTGCTGACGGCTTGCGCCGTCGCCGCCATGGGGGCGCTGGCCCGGGCCTGGCTGACCCGCGCCACGCAGATCCGGCTGCCGCAAGTCCCGCTACCCGTGCCGACGGTGCTGACCTTCTGGCTCGCGGTGGCGCTCGGCATCCTGATCAAGGGGCCGATGGTGCCGATGTTCGCCGGCCTCGCGGCGCTCTGCCTCTCGGTCTTCGCGCGCTCCGGCGCCTGGCTCACGCGCCTGCGGCCGGGCCTCGGCCTGATCCTGGTGCTGGTCCTGGTGGCGCCGTGGTTCGTCGCCATCACGCTGAAGAGCGGCGGCGCCTTCTACGGCGAGGCGGTCGGCCACGACATGCTGGGCAAGGTCGGCACCGCGCAGACCCAGCACTGGGCGCCGCCCGGCACCTACCTGCTGGTCATCTTCGCCACGTTCTGGCCGGCCGCCGCCGTCGCGGCGATGGCGCTGCCCTTCGCCTGGACCAACCGCCGCGAGGACGGGGTCGCCTTCCTGATCGCCTGGGTGCTGCCGTCCTGGCTGGTCTTCGAGGCGGTGCCGACCAAGCTGCCGCATTACGTGCTGCCGCTCTGCTCGGCCCTCGCGATCCTCGCCGTCATGGCGGTCGCCCGCGGCGCGGTCCACCGCGACCGGCCGGGGGCGCGGTGGGTGGCGCTCCTGGTGCCGTTCATCCCCGCCGGCCTGACCCTCGGCCTCTGCATCGCCGCCTGGCGCCTCGACGGAGTGATCCCGTGGGCGGGGCTGCCGCTCCTTCTCGCCGCGAGCGCGGTGGCGGTCCTCGCCTGGCGCGCCTTCGTCGACGGGTTCCCGGAGCGCGCGCTGGCGGTCGCGGTGCTCGCCGGCGCGCTGCTGGGGCCGGCGGTGTTCGGGCTCACCCAGCCGGCGCTGGCCGCCCTCAAGGTCTCGCCGCGGCTCGCCGCCATCCGCGACGCGCTGCCCTGCCCGAATCCGAAGGTCGGCACCCTCGGCTACCGCGAGCCGAGCCTCGTGTTCCTGATCGGCACCGACCTCGCGATGCTCGATTCCGCCGAGGAGGCCGCCGCGTTCCTCGGCCAGGGCGGCTGCCGCCTGGTCTATGTCGAGGACCGCTTCGCCAAGGCCTTCGCGGCGGCGCAAGCCGCCGGCGCCGCGCCCCGGCCCGTCGGCCGGGTGACGGGCTTCAACATCAATGGCGGCAAGCCGGTCGGCCTGTCGGCCTATGCGGTGACACCGTGA
- a CDS encoding TPM domain-containing protein, with the protein MRGPAGAVLALLLILWAGAACALDLPPLTGRVVDGAGLLRPEDKAALAETLKAHEDKTTDQVVVATVPSLQGTSVEDFANRLFRAWGLGTKARNNGVLFLVAPTERKVRIEVGYGLEGALTDALTKVIIASAVAPKFKAGDFPGGIRAGIDGILGILSGDAAEWQRRAEVREDSGGGLDPVLVLILLVVVGFVLVRLLTGGGGGPGRPHRRRTGNWIVVPGPPGGGFGGGLGGGFGGGGSFGGGGGFSGGGGSSGGGGASGDW; encoded by the coding sequence ATGCGCGGCCCTGCGGGCGCGGTCCTCGCCCTCCTGCTGATCCTCTGGGCCGGGGCGGCCTGCGCCCTCGACCTGCCGCCGCTCACCGGCCGGGTGGTCGACGGGGCCGGCCTGCTGCGGCCGGAGGACAAGGCGGCGCTCGCCGAGACGCTGAAGGCGCACGAGGACAAGACCACCGACCAGGTCGTGGTCGCCACCGTGCCCTCGCTCCAGGGCACCTCGGTCGAGGATTTTGCCAACCGCCTGTTCCGCGCCTGGGGCCTCGGCACCAAGGCGCGCAACAACGGCGTCCTGTTCCTCGTCGCCCCCACCGAGCGCAAGGTGCGGATCGAGGTCGGCTACGGCCTCGAAGGGGCGCTCACCGACGCCCTGACCAAGGTGATCATCGCGAGCGCGGTGGCGCCGAAGTTCAAGGCCGGGGATTTTCCCGGCGGCATCCGGGCCGGCATCGACGGGATCCTCGGCATCCTCTCCGGCGACGCCGCCGAGTGGCAGCGCCGGGCCGAGGTGCGGGAGGATTCCGGCGGCGGCCTCGATCCGGTCCTGGTGCTGATCCTGCTCGTGGTGGTCGGCTTCGTCCTCGTCCGGCTCCTCACCGGCGGGGGCGGCGGCCCGGGCAGGCCGCATCGCCGCCGCACCGGCAACTGGATCGTCGTGCCCGGCCCGCCGGGTGGCGGGTTCGGCGGCGGGCTTGGTGGCGGCTTCGGCGGCGGCGGGAGCTTCGGCGGCGGTGGCGGCTTCTCGGGCGGGGGCGGCTCGTCCGGCGGCGGCGGGGCCTCGGGAGACTGGTGA
- a CDS encoding type II toxin-antitoxin system RatA family toxin, which translates to MPSFRTTRTVRHSPTEMFDLVADVERYPEFLPLCESLRVLRRQEGEDGTETLVADMGVGYKAISEHFTTRVRLDRPNLKILAEYIDGPFRHLENRWTFREAPNGGCTVEFFITYEFKSLALGLLMGKMFDRAFRKFTDAFESRADRLYARA; encoded by the coding sequence ATGCCGAGCTTCCGCACCACCCGCACCGTCCGCCACAGCCCGACGGAGATGTTCGACCTCGTCGCCGATGTCGAGCGCTACCCCGAATTCCTGCCGCTCTGCGAGTCCCTGCGGGTGCTGCGCCGGCAGGAGGGCGAGGACGGCACCGAGACCCTCGTGGCCGACATGGGCGTCGGCTATAAGGCGATCTCCGAGCACTTCACCACCCGGGTCCGCCTCGACCGCCCGAACCTGAAGATCCTGGCCGAGTATATCGACGGCCCGTTCCGGCACCTGGAGAACCGCTGGACCTTCCGCGAGGCGCCGAACGGCGGCTGCACGGTCGAGTTCTTCATCACCTACGAGTTCAAGAGCCTGGCGCTGGGACTCCTCATGGGCAAGATGTTCGACCGGGCGTTCCGGAAGTTCACGGATGCGTTCGAGAGCCGGGCGGACCGGTTGTACGCAAGGGCGTGA
- a CDS encoding helix-turn-helix domain-containing protein, protein MLGTAGPPGDILRAWRRRRHLSQLALALEAEISQRHLSCLESGRARPSRAMLLHLAERLSIPLRERNALLLAAGYAPVFAERALDDPALAPARRAVARILDGHAPYPALAVDRHWTLLAANAALAPLLDGVDPALLAPPVNVLRLSLHPGGLAPRILNLGEWRAHLRDRLRQQIAASGDPVLARLLDELSAYPAPEAPDDPGDGAGLAVPLTLAVPAGRLSFLSTTTVFGTPVDITLAELAVEAFFPADPETAALLHRLAPPRGQAGPEPGETPP, encoded by the coding sequence ATCCTCGGCACCGCCGGCCCGCCGGGCGACATCCTGCGGGCCTGGCGCCGGCGCCGGCACCTGAGCCAGCTCGCCCTGGCGCTGGAGGCGGAGATCTCCCAGCGCCACCTGAGCTGCCTCGAGAGCGGCCGCGCCCGGCCGAGCCGGGCGATGCTGCTCCACCTCGCCGAGCGCTTGAGCATCCCCTTACGCGAGCGCAACGCCCTGCTGCTTGCCGCCGGCTACGCCCCGGTCTTCGCCGAGCGCGCCCTCGACGATCCGGCTTTGGCCCCGGCGCGTCGGGCGGTGGCGCGGATCCTCGATGGCCACGCCCCCTACCCGGCCCTCGCGGTCGACCGCCACTGGACCCTGCTCGCCGCCAACGCCGCCCTCGCCCCGCTCCTCGACGGCGTCGATCCCGCCCTCCTCGCCCCGCCGGTGAACGTGCTGCGGCTCAGCCTGCATCCCGGCGGCCTGGCGCCGCGCATCCTCAACCTGGGCGAATGGCGCGCCCATCTCCGCGACCGCCTGCGCCAGCAGATCGCGGCCAGCGGCGACCCCGTCCTCGCCCGGCTCCTGGACGAACTCTCCGCCTATCCCGCACCCGAAGCCCCGGACGATCCGGGCGACGGCGCCGGGCTGGCGGTCCCCCTCACCCTCGCCGTGCCGGCGGGCCGCCTGTCGTTCCTGTCGACCACCACGGTGTTCGGCACGCCCGTCGACATCACCCTGGCGGAACTCGCCGTCGAGGCCTTCTTCCCCGCCGATCCCGAGACCGCCGCCCTGCTCCACCGCCTCGCCCCGCCGCGCGGGCAGGCTGGACCAGAACCAGGAGAGACGCCCCCATGA
- a CDS encoding glycosyltransferase family 2 protein yields MPDREAIRLSVVVPVKNEAGNIAPLVAEIAAACAPLRPFEIIYVDDGSTDATPTALAALRAHHPELRVLRHRESCGQSAAVRTGVLAARGDLVATLDGDGQNDPAFIPGLAATLDAAGPGAGLAQGQRVGRKDGRRKMIQSRIANGVRGRILKDATRDTGCGLKVFRREVYLRLPYFDALHRFMPALVAREGFAVVHGDVVDRPRFTGRSNYGLFDRLWVGILDLAGVWWLIRRRRRVPQVVQGGQVVPGKTE; encoded by the coding sequence ATGCCCGATCGGGAGGCGATCCGCCTCAGCGTCGTGGTGCCGGTGAAGAACGAGGCCGGCAACATCGCCCCCCTCGTCGCCGAGATCGCGGCGGCCTGCGCCCCTTTACGCCCGTTCGAGATCATCTACGTCGACGACGGCTCGACCGACGCCACGCCGACGGCGCTCGCCGCGTTGCGCGCGCACCATCCGGAACTGCGGGTGCTGCGCCACCGCGAGAGCTGCGGCCAGAGCGCGGCGGTGCGCACCGGGGTGCTGGCGGCGCGCGGCGACCTGGTGGCGACCCTCGACGGCGACGGCCAGAACGACCCGGCCTTCATCCCGGGCCTCGCCGCGACGCTGGATGCGGCGGGGCCGGGCGCCGGGCTCGCGCAAGGCCAGCGGGTCGGCCGCAAGGACGGGCGGCGGAAGATGATCCAGTCGCGCATCGCCAACGGGGTGCGCGGCCGCATCCTCAAGGACGCGACCCGGGATACCGGCTGCGGCCTCAAGGTCTTCCGCCGTGAGGTCTACCTGCGTCTGCCGTATTTCGACGCGCTGCACCGCTTCATGCCGGCCCTCGTCGCCCGCGAGGGGTTTGCCGTGGTCCATGGCGACGTGGTCGACCGGCCGCGCTTCACCGGGCGCTCGAATTACGGCCTGTTCGACCGGCTCTGGGTTGGCATCCTCGACCTCGCCGGGGTGTGGTGGCTGATCCGCCGCCGGCGCCGGGTGCCGCAGGTCGTGCAGGGCGGGCAAGTCGTGCCGGGCAAGACGGAGTAG